Genomic DNA from Hordeum vulgare subsp. vulgare chromosome 2H, MorexV3_pseudomolecules_assembly, whole genome shotgun sequence:
CTGGAGCTGCCTGATTTGGAGCCGGCACCGGATGTCCTGTTCTTGCCACTCTTGCTCTTACCACCAAGGCTCTTAGAAGTGGTGTTCTTGTTGCCAGTGCTTTGGCTAGTAGAAGGTCCAACGTCATTTAATCCAGTCTCCAGTGCCCGGACGAGATTCTCAAAATAATTGCGAGTCACGCTGTAAAATACCCCCCAGAAAAATGTCAGAGGAAGCACAGCAGAAAGAGGTATTTAACTGATACTACATGGTTGTGGATGACCAAGTCGTCAGTAGAAAATGAATGAACAGCTTTGCTAATTCTAAAGTCGACTGAGATTTTCTCAAGCACTTTTCACAAAACTGAAGATGTAATTCAGTCAAGACttaagaaaatctcaatcgtcttGAACATAGACAAACATAAATGAATGAGCAAAAAAAATAAACTTCATAGGTATGCACAGCATCACAGCGAAGGATAGAAGACATGAAAAGGTGATCCAAATTACCTAGTTAATCCAGCCAACTTTGTACGGAAGTCATTGAAATCTTTCGAGGGGGACTCTGCTTCAAGGTATATTTGAAGTTCTTTCTCTGCACACTGGTGCAGCCGCTCCAAGCCTGATTCAGCTTCACCTATATGCATacacacaaaacagaaatcagACGAGTAGCATATTGTTATATGTTATTGATGATAGTAAAACTACAAACCTTGCAGATATTCGAAAAACTGCCTTTTGGCATGTTCTTGCTCTGGGAGGTAATAACCATAAGCATATGTCCACTTCAATACCCTCCTACACTCAACAATCTACATTTCAAAATTAAACTCAgtcatgagaaaggaaaaaggctGAGACCTAAATTTGGGGATAGGAACACTCGTGAAGTAATACCTGTAGCCATGCCTCTATGATGAACTTGAGCTGTGACTCGGGCTGACTTTGTATATCACTTAACTTTTCAAGCTGAGAAATATTTGCAAAAGTCAGTCTTAGGAGTCCTGGACGGGCTGAGGTAGGCTACAATAAAAGCAGTGAAATGAACAGTGAGTGTCACATATATTCATATACCTTGTCATTCTGCAGACTCTGAAGGTCTCCTAATGCCTTTTGCCTTGACTACATCATGAAGACAAAAAGTGTCAAAGCAACCAGAGTTACCAGATTACATGTTTTAACGGGTAAAGATATAACAGGAATATTCCTATCACCCTGTCTACACGAAACAGCACCTAAATCAAGCATTGAGTTGATATCAACATCTGAAGCAAGGAGAAAAATTCCTTTATACAAGAAACAGCATTATTGTCAGCATTTCTACAGTTGATTATAAATTCTTAACAGGTTTAACATCGGACAAATAGGTGAAATTAAGAAGAACGATGCAGCACAACGCAACTTCCATGATATTTGGCATGAAACAAGTTCACTATCACTCCTCTTTATATATAAATAGTTTGATCCTCTCAAGCTAGCCAATCAACCAAGAACTCTATCATCTCAGGCAGTTCAAAACTAacacataaaaaattcaaaaacaattaTCCTGCACGCTCAACAGAAGTGCCTTTCATTTATTTGTCCTCTAAAAATGAtgcaaggatgccaaaccaagagaCAAAAATGGCAAACCCTAGTTAAGCTAACAGAATAACTGTGCACTTCAAAAAGTACAAATTGTCACTATGAATCCTGGTAATGTTCTGTACATGCTTCTTTTTTCGCAACGAATAACTTACTGACTGATTAGCTGCCCATCGTTCATAATAATGTGTATATCTCTCAAGGGAGTTCTTCGCCATTTCTCTTCtcctttcagattcatcatactgTGACCACAACAAAACAGATAGAACATGTCATTATATCTTTAGGTAATGAAGTAAACATCTAGGACCAGAATCACTACCGCTCCTTCTTGTCTTGCTGCCTCATAACGGTTACAAGCATAAAATCCACCAGTCCTCTCTCCATGCTCCGACCATGAACCAAGACACAGCCTACATTATAATAGCGCAAATATCATTTTAGCTATATGAGATTACAAGTGCAAAAAACAGAACACAGAAAAGAAGACTGATTGTATACCAGCAAAACTCAAATTTACATGGAGGTGTGCATGTGATATGCATGCATCCCTGATTTTTCTCAATAGGCCGCTTGCACTTAGGGCAAGGCTTTGAGTTAGCCAGTATCCTGAAACCATACCCAGCAGTTAGAAAGATAACAGTACCGTTCACACCTGAATAAAACGAGACTAAaagatactccctctgttccataaTGTAGTGCGTATAGATTTTTTGAAAAGTCAGATTTTgcaaactttgaccaagtttatagagaAAACTATTTATCTCCAGAATaccaaatatataaaatatgaaactacttATAATGAATCTAATGATATATGCTTGGCATTCTACATGTACATGGTTTTTTTCCAACAACCTGGTCAAAGTTTGTGAGGTTTGACTTTTCAAAAAATCTATATGCACTACAttatggaatggagggagtataatttaTCAGATCCATCATACAACTGGCCAAATACTTCAAATTTTTACAACTACAAACATTAGTGGTTTTAGAAGATCATCGTGTTATTACACTAATGATGACATCCAAGCCATCCTCGGACCCTATCTCTCTCTTCACCTACCTGGTCGGCTAGCCTGATCACCACAGCAGGATGCAGTGAGTCCCACGACGAGATCAAGGACGATTGTCCAACTACCATAAAAAATAACAATCAACGTTATCTAGCTAGAGCTTACAATATGCGCAAAACACCCCATCTCATAAGAATAATCATAAGACTGCACATTCACAATATTGAAGTGATCAAAATGGATGCAAGGTGCTGAAGAGAGATACAGTGGTACAACTTGGGTGTGGGAATAGACTTTATCATTGATTAACATGCCAAGTGTTGAAAATAATATTCTAGTTCCAGACTGAGAATAGGCAAAGTAAGTCATCCTAGTATCCTACAATACCAATTCATATTCTCAGACTCTGCGCTGTTCTTGAGGATCCACTTTGAAACAGTGGCACAGTCTACTGGACGATGAGCTTCCTCGGTGCACTGCAAAATTTATTTCAGATAGTTTATATTCTGCCTATTATGAGATAAATGAATTAATCGGTCAAATACTCACATTCCAACAGAACCCATATGAACAATTGCAATTAACATCATAGCTGCCACTGCCCACGACAAACTCTACTGCATATTCACATCCAGGAGCAGGACACCACTTTGTCTGTTACACATAGAAATGTCTTTAATCAACAGTATAGTAAAATAAAACATTTATATTATTAGTTCAAGAGTTGGCTAAACATGGCAGTTGATCGTTCTGTTGTGTCATTCATTACAATTACCAATTAACAACACCCTTCAAAAATGTGAAAAGAATTGCATAGAAGAATAACGTTTGTTTAAAAATATAAACACTACCAAAGTTCAATATTCACATTGCCAATAAATAAATATCTTCATAGATCTGAATATCATCTCCACAGCATTTCATTGTTCATGGTATTACAATACCTCTATATCAAGCTATAGCAACTTACCTTTCGATTATCCTCGATGTAAGATCTGCGAAGATACCGCCCATACTTTTCCTTATCCTCTTCATTAGCCAGCGAATTAATCATATCTTGTCCAACTGCGGCAGCACAGGACGGATCAGGACATCTCAACATCAGACATCCTGGACCATCATTTATAGCAGTGCTAATGTAACCTGTCAATATACAGGAAACTTTAAGCAGTAATATCGTAGGTCGGTTATATAACTATTAATGCAAAATGGTAAAACAGGGTACAGAGAAACACCATCAATCAATCGCACTAAAACTTTTATACAATGAGTCACTAGTGTAAGTAATCAGCTTCTCCATTTAGGACTAGATTGTTACATCCACAAGCAATATGGACCTTTCCCAGGAGAAGTATAGCAAACCTCACAAGGATGTAACTCATTTACAGTATAACAAAGATGTAACTGATGCTAATCACTTCAAAGACCTTAAGCATAGTGAAAATTTCTTTAAGCTTTTTAGGTAGCCGTAACATCAGTGAAAAGAACATCTGAGAAATTGGATGCACAAAAGAGCATGCCATGCCAGCAAGTAAAGTGGTTGCAGAAGAATGTAATTATGAGGTATTGTATCATTGACTATCATCACCCAAGTATACGGCTGCAGAGAAATGACAATTCATGGTTTGTTACAAATATGAGCATGAAAGCAGAAAGCATGATTCCACACAACAAAGAATTTAAGGCCCATATACAGAGGAGAATTTGAAGAACAGACTGACCAACCTCTCCAGCATACACTACAGAAAGGATGTCCACATGCGGCAGCACTCATTGATGCATGAGGGCAATTTTCAAAACAAATTCCACATGCCAGCTGTTATGAAGTGAACAAACTGTATAAGCATTGAATATTTAAAAACATCAAATGTTTTACATAAGCTTTTGTAGAAAGTAGAAACCATTGACAACAGGCAAGAGAGATGGCATAAAAATGGCACATGCACATGCTGCTCACAACGCATAGCATAGCAAGTGCAAAACTACTATGTTCTAATGCATGTACACTATAGACCTGCAACGATAAAAGCATGTTACCCAATACCTTTTTCAAACAATCTGAGCTGGTGGTCATGCATACTGATACCACTAGGTGCTAAGATACTGGGAAGTGACAAATATGGAAGCCTGTACCGAATAATTGACTGACTACGGTAAGTGCGTTTGTATTttattactccctccatcccaaaataagtgtctcaagcttagtataactttgtactagagctagtacaaagttgagacacttattttaggacggagggagtatatgcttTATGTACACTTTTTTCAGCATCCACAATTCATCCTACAAATGGTAATGGGGGGAATAGAAATATTGAGAACACTAGGTATCTCAGAAATGCTTGTACCGCAGCAATTCCCAACAACTACCATATGACTCAAAGAAATGAAACATGCTTAGTGAAGTGAAAGAACAAGTTCAATTAATTGAGGTAATGATATACTTCTCTGTCATTTGGCATTTCAATGCGCTTCTCCGGAAAACCAACAACCTTGCGAACACGTTCTTCATCAACGAACCATTCATCATGCACCTTACTAACACTCCTGGAAGGGGGGAGGGGGCAATAAAGGAGAAAGTGGAATTAACAACCAGCATAAGATCAAAGGGGAAATGAAGTACATACATATAGGCAAGTAGCATTTCATGTATACAACTATGACCACTTCAGCTAATGGGCTAAAAACCAAAAGCAGTGAAAATAAACTTCCATGGATAAACTATTGCAAACATAACTCGTTTTGGAAAAAAAAAAATGGCACGGATTCCAAAGTACCACTGATTTTACCACAACATCTTGTCCTAACTCACAAACCTAAATGTTATGGAAATGTATTTCATTACGAATCTAATTATGGAGTCAATAAAAAAATATGACAGTCAAACTTAAGTGTTGACAATCATGAATTCCAGGACATCTTATATTTGCAATATGGGCAGTGACGGAGGCAGAAATCCTTAATTCATGATGTTGAGGAAGGCCCAATATAGAAAATCTAAAGGAACTGTTACTGTTTATATTCAAAATACAAAGGAATAACTAATCCGGGGGAGGGCCTGGGCCCTGGCAGGCCaccccctgcctccgccaccgatATAATATGGATAAGGTAAGGATAAATACCAACCCGATAACCCAACTTTGCAACACATTTACACCTTAATAACCTGCTACACGCATATACCTTTTGTATCCGAATAAGTCAAACCTAATTATAGCAATACAGAAATGTAACTTGCGTCTCAAGAGTAAAAGAATCTAAAAGCGATGGTGATATCTAACAAACCCGAAAAAGGAGCAGATCACTATAGGCCGAGGTGAAAACAATAGGGCAATGGATGTTACCAGTTATAGCTGCGAAGAAGAGCACATGCTTCCGACTTTGAAATTGAAAGAACAGTTGAAACCCTATTTATGTCATCCTCTTGGCGCTGCTTTATACCAGCTTCACTCAATATGCAGTAATTTTGCTGGTGCACAAAACAAGCGAATGGTGATAAGAATAGCAGGGCATGAAGGTCGAATAAGCATTGAGAAACATTGAGCTGAGAGCGATTTAATTTCACGTCAATATAAatagtatcacatacaacctcttAAGCAACAAATTATGATTACTACACAAATTAAAACTATGTGATGACTAGAAGGATCTAATGCATTATTTGAAGGTAGAACAATGCTATTCTGACTCGGCAAACAACCTAACCTACTTTTCTAATGCAGCTTTGAAGATTGTTGTCCAAGTTTGGCTCAGATGTAGCTTCTCTGAGAACCCAGTTTATTTAGTTTGCAGGCGTATGTTGGAATAGCCAATAGATTTTTAGGAAGCCAAAAGCTACACATATACTCCGTCCGGTCCTTTTTTCTCCGCATATAAGATTTATCTGAAGTCAAACATCAACATCTACAATAATAAAGATATACAATATGGAAGTTAAATTCATGCCATATCTAATGATATTGATTTCGtattgtgaatgttgatatttttttctataaacttggtcaaactttacaaagtttgacttCAGACAAATCTTATATGCGAGTAAAACGGACCGGAGGGAATATCAATCAAAGCTGATACAGGAAAGCAAGTGAAACTTCTTCACAATAACTCGGTTGAGTGTGCAAGGTAGGGTTGGGACGGCCTAATGACAGGAATTCTCGATGGTCAGACAGTTGATGGATCAGCAGGCGTCAGTGCCACTCATCTA
This window encodes:
- the LOC123427099 gene encoding probable E3 ubiquitin-protein ligase ARI8, whose product is MDSEDDMHDANDSADDDFYSGGEAGLAASDDGDADYDFADHDSDDSPELLSLRQQQNYCILSEAGIKQRQEDDINRVSTVLSISKSEACALLRSYNWSVSKVHDEWFVDEERVRKVVGFPEKRIEMPNDRELACGICFENCPHASMSAAACGHPFCSVCWRGYISTAINDGPGCLMLRCPDPSCAAAVGQDMINSLANEEDKEKYGRYLRRSYIEDNRKTKWCPAPGCEYAVEFVVGSGSYDVNCNCSYGFCWNCTEEAHRPVDCATVSKWILKNSAESENMNWILANSKPCPKCKRPIEKNQGCMHITCTPPCKFEFCWLCLGSWSEHGERTGGFYACNRYEAARQEGAYDESERRREMAKNSLERYTHYYERWAANQSSRQKALGDLQSLQNDKLEKLSDIQSQPESQLKFIIEAWLQIVECRRVLKWTYAYGYYLPEQEHAKRQFFEYLQGEAESGLERLHQCAEKELQIYLEAESPSKDFNDFRTKLAGLTSVTRNYFENLVRALETGLNDVGPSTSQSTGNKNTTSKSLGGKSKSGKNRTSGAGSKSGSSSRGVDDSNIWTCDQCTYVNPRSAKACQACDHQHR